One region of Trichoderma breve strain T069 chromosome 7 map unlocalized scaffold00007, whole genome shotgun sequence genomic DNA includes:
- a CDS encoding fungal specific transcription factor domain-containing protein produces MSDDEAITVGSQPAGDWSIHDAGSPADSVKSDAEDDDKAGDAESAPSQPIQKRRRVTRACDECRRKKIKCDGKQPCTHCSVYSYECTYDKPSNRRRNPAPQYIEALESRLQRAESLLRKFVPDIDLADPNLDPAIQQEFHNRERARAELTSMIDSIGQLDLDDKGGWDFYGISSGAVFLRRMKENFRGMLGPVGKGPFLPRPSDRTAGLLNFDTPPVGSPFSTISNYPELPPKDVARKLCYYSLSCATCLVRIVHVPSFYEKFDYIYERQHEPMSPDDTQFLALFYAVLALGCMYSNLDDSSSGGMTYRFAIDEGVKYYKIARSLLRDVTECRSLVSIQTLVFIILFLQSTANLNTCYSFVGIALRSALRMGLHRHLQHERIGNIEQQVRRRVFYVIRQMDIYVSTMLGFPLLLNSDDVDQQYPIEVDDEFIRPEGILQPAPGTASFFQAFNAHSRLMDILGKITKYIYPTKGVGQTVMRGDKPSSTYLISYSKIKEIETDLHNWFERLPEAWRPSPDGPIEVVRVRHLLRFAYAHVQLVLYRPFLHYVSPRLSQGNRIDELSYACAAAAISVSRNIVHIGLEIRKQRVLSGPYWFMLYTEFFSVLSLVFYAIENPEKPGSAEVLADARAGRQMIADLAEKSLSAERVTHTLKVLFDQLPERFDPPQPRPSSTKKRTAPGVKAPNNPGISVGMSLHRPGDIRGGGMSLYGTSTSRGSMDSSFAQSLDHSGYPEPSFTSSLNDVMPMDLSSRATPDSTSTAESVHRHPYQQHPLSGHLGHSHPVHKLDSLMFPSDDPFAYPNQPMMELGFSGKTDVPAVSMPHQPQDSGFFFPASLDEMGDQFMGQPPPYMMPQQQQQPPPQQQNPMAMNMSANMYDPNAMMGIHQQPPPQQAQPAPQRRPGGLSLRRAIRGERHQERQIEQMFTDHGMQPDWGSFFGSGRGGFQGM; encoded by the exons atgtccgacgacgaggccatcaccgtcGGGTCGCAGCCCGCCGGCGACTGGTCTATCCACGATGCTGGATCGCCGGCGGACAGCGTCAAGTCGGAcgctgaagacgacgacaaggcGGGCGATGCCGAATCGGCACCGTCGCAACCCATCCAGAAGCGACGTCGAGTCACCCGCGCCTGCGACGAGTGCCGCCGCAAGAAGATCAAATGTGACGGCAAGCAGCCTTGCACGCACTGCTCCGTCTACAGTTATG AATGCACATATGATAAGCCATCAAACAGGAGGAGGAATCCCGCGCCGCAGTATATCGAGGCCCTGGAAAGTCGTCTTCAGCGCGCCGAGTCGCTGCTGCGAAAATTCGTCCCCGATATCGACTTGGCCGACCCAAATCTTGACCCTGCCATCCAGCAAGAGTTTCACAACCGAGAACGAGCGCGTGCTGAG CTCACCTCCATGATCGACTCCATCGGCCAGCTGGATCTTGACGACAAGGGCGGCTGGGATTTCTACGGCATCTCGTCTGGCGCCGTTTTCCTGCGGCGCATGAAGGAGAATTTTCGCGGCATGCTAGGCCCTGTTGGCAAAGGACCGTTTCTACCACGCCCATCTGATCGAACCGCGGGTCTCTTGAACTTTGACACGCCGCCCGTTGGCTCGCCCTTCTCTACCATCTCCAACTACCCCGAGCTGCCCCCCAAGGACGTCGCTCGGAAACTCTGCTACTATTCTCTGAGTTGCGCCACGTGCCTTGTCCGTATCGTTCACGTCCCTAGTTTTTACGAAAAGTTTGACTACATCTATGAACGACAACATGAGCCGATGAGCCCAGATGACACCCAGTTCCTCGCCCTTTTTTATGCCGTCTTAGCGTTGGGCTGCATGTATAGTAATCTTGACGACTCTAGTTCCGGCGGCATGACTTATCGatttgccattgatgaagG AGTCAAATACTACAAGATAGCAAGATCTCTGCTGCGTGATGTTACCGAGTGTCGAAGCCTTGTTTCCATCCAGACACTTGTTTTCATAATCCTTTTCCTTCAATCCACTGCCAACCTCAACACCTGCTACTCATTTGTAGGAATTGCTCTTCGATCAGCCTTGCGAATGGGTCTTCACCGCCACCTGCAGCACGAGCGAATAGGAAACATCGAGCAGCAAGTTCGGCGGCGGGTTTTCTATGTCATACGGCAGATGGATATTTACGTATCCACCATGCTCGGATTCCCCCTGCTTCTAAACAGCGACGACGTCGACCAACAGTATCCCATTGAAGTTGACGATGAGTTTATAAGACCTGAAGGCATTCTTCAACCAGCACCGGGAACGGCCTCATTCTTCCAAGCATTCAATGCCCACTCCCGATTGATGGATATTTTGGGCAAAATCACAAAGTACATTTATCCGACAAAGGGCGTTGGGCAAACGGTCATGAGGGGGGACAAACCATCATCTACATATCTCATCAGCTATAGCAAGATTAAGGAGATTGAGACGGATCTACACAACTGGTTCGAGAGACTTCCAGAGGCATGGCGGCCGAGCCCTGACGGCCCCATTGAAGTAGTTCG TGTGCGACATCTGCTGCGTTTTGCCTACGCGCATGTGCAGCTTGTCTTGTACCGACCATTTCTGCATTACGTTTCTCCTCGACTCAGCCAAGGCAACAGGATTGATGAGCTGTCGTATGCCTGCGCGGCGGCCGCCATCAGCGTGTCCCGTAACATCGTCCACATTGGCCTGGAGATCCGAAAGCAGCGCGTCCTTAGCGGCCCCTACTGGTTCATGCTCTACACTGAGTTCTTCTCCGTGCTCTCGCTGGTATTTTATGCCATCGAGAACCCCGAGAAGCCTGGATCGGCAGAGGTATTGGCTGATGCGCGCGCTGGGAGACAGATGATTGCCGATCTGGCCGAGAAGAGCCTCTCTGCTGAGAGGGTCACTCATACTCTCAAG GTTTTGTTTGATCAACTACCAGAACGGTTTGATCCGCCTCAACCTCGCCCATCGTccacgaagaagaggacggcCCCGGGCGTTAAAGCACCAAACAACCCTGGCATCTCTGTAGGCATGTCTCTTCACAGACCAGGCGACATCAGAGGCGGCGGTATGTCTTTATATGGCACCTCCACTTCTAGGGGCTCCATGGACAGCAGTTTCGCGCAGTCATTAGACCATAGTGGATATCCTGAGCCCTCGTTCACCAGCAGCCTGAACGACGTGATGCCGATGGACTTGTCATCACGAGCAACGCCTGACTCCACGAGCACCGCCGAGAGTGTACACCGGCACCCATACCAGCAACATCCTCTTAGCGGGCATCTCGGCCACAGCCACCCGGTTCACAAACTCGACTCGTTAATGTTTCCTTCGGACGATCCATTCGCTTACCCGAACCAGCCGATGATGGAACTGGGATTCTCAGGTAAAACCGATGTGCCAGCCGTGTCGATgcctcatcaacctcagGACTCgggattcttcttccccgcCTCGCTGGATGAGATGGGAGATCAGTTTATGGGACAACCTCCGCCGTACATGATGccacaacagcaacagcagccgccgccacaacAACAGAACCCTATGGCGATGAACATGTCGGCCAACATGTATGACCCTAACGCTATGATGGGGATTCACCAGCAACCGCCGCCACAGCAGGCTCAGCCAGCGCCGCAACGACGACCCGGCGGGCTATCTCTTCGACGAGCAATACGGGGCGAGAGGCACCAGGAGCGGCAGATAGAGCAAATGTTTACGGATCACGGCATGCAGCCGGACTGGGGGAGTTTCTTTGGTTCTGGCAGGGGCGGATTTCAGGGAATGTGA
- a CDS encoding metallopeptidase family m24 domain-containing protein: protein MEDLDFSFILDDEFDAVAIAKREDWEVWKTRKYPAKEHARKVAQKLGVSDGIIYLPGQPENNYEDSDQGPPLRQRRYFYYLSGANFHDCFVTYEIRTDALILWIPYVEPRQVLWFGSTPDTAKAKQLYDVDEVRYSSQLHKFFESRLSSPTVLYVLHEDQTPAVAKGTKVKVNSWMLQPAMDRARCIKDEYEIAMIRRANDVSSAGHRKVAEMLLRLTNEREIEAIFQAVCTARGARSQAYAIIAGSGVNASTLHYDENNQPLEGKELVVLDAGCEWQCYASDVTRTLPIKGRFSTKGAAIYNLVQTMQEECISKVKPGVQFYQLHLHAAAVAVVGLLKLGILKGDIGEVTKAGTVTAFFPHGLGHHVGLEVHDVPGSLPLMTLLNLGLDGGKRQMINAEALTKMSAAMRLGDGETATARAKALKERQVLEPNMIVTVEPGIYFCREYIEGYYLTNPDHAKFINKDVLEGYYTVGGCRIEDDILVTEDGYENLTSAPKGQEMVDVINAKKGRQ, encoded by the exons ATGGAGGACCTCgacttcagcttcatcctcgACGATGAGTTTGACGCAGT GGCCATAGCTAAGAGGGAGGACTGGGAGGTTTGGAAGACGCGAAAGTATCCGG CCAAGGAGCATGCGCGCAAAGTCGCCCAGAAGCTCGGGGTCTCGGATGGCATCATCTACTTGCCTGGCCAGCCGGAGAACAACTACGAGGACTCGGACCAGGGGCCGCCATTGAGACAGCGCCGATA CTTCTACTACCTGAGCGGCGCCAACTTCCACGACTGCTTCGTCACCTACGAGATTCGCACCGATGCCCTCATTCTCTGGATCCCCTATGTCGAGCCGCGCCAGGTGCTCTGGTTTGGCTCAACGCCCGACACCGCCAAGGCAAAGCAGCTGTACGATGTCGACGAAGTGCGGTATTCGAGCCAGCTGCACAAATTCTTCGAGTCGCGCCTCTCATCGCCAACCGTTCTGTACGTGCTGCACGAGGACCAGACGCCCGCCGTGGCCAAGGGGAccaaggtcaaggtcaaCAGCTGGATGCTGCAGCCCGCCATGGACCGCGCTCGCTGTATCAAGGACGAGTACGAAATCGCCATGATCCGTCGCGCCAACGATGTCTCCAGCGCGGGGCATCGCAAAGTCGCAGAGATGCTGCTCCGTCTCACCAACGAGCGCGAGATCGAGGCCATCTTCCAAGCTGTGTGCACTGCGCGCGGGGCTCGATCGCAGGCATACGCCATCATTGCGGGTTCGGGCGTCAATGCTTCGACGTTGCACTACGATGAGAACAACCAACCCCTGGAAGGCAAGGAGCTTGTCGTTCTTGATGCGGGATGCGAGTGGCAATGCTATGCTAGCGATGTAACGCGCACGCTGCCCATCAAGGGTCGCTTTTCTACCAAGGGCGCAGCTATCTACAACCTCGTTCAGACAATGCAGGAGGAATGTATCAGCAAAGTCAAGCCCGGCGTCCAGTTCTATCAGCTGCACCTCCACGCCGcagccgtcgccgtcgtcggcCTCCTCAAACTGGGCATTCTCAAGGGCGACATTGGCGAGGTTACCAAGGCCGGCACCGTCACCGCATTCTTCCCACACGGGCTTGGCCACCACGTCGGCCTGGAGGTGCATGATGTTCCGGGCAGTCTCCCGCTGATGACGCTCCTTAACTTGGGTCTCGATGGTGGGAAGCGGCAGATGATTAATGCGGAGGCGCTGACCAAGATGAGCGCCGCGATGCgccttggtgatggtgagaCGGCGACTGCGCGCGCCAAGGCTCTGAAGGAGAGACAAGTGCTCGAGCCCAACATGATTGTCACCGTCGAGCCTGGCAT TTATTTCTGCCGCGAGTACATTGAGGGATACTATCTCACCAACCCAGATCACGCCAAGTTCATCAACAAAGACGTTCTTGAAGGATACTATACCGTTGGAGGCTGCCGCATCGAAGACGACATTCTCGTTACCGAGGATGGCTACGAGAACCTGACATCGGCTCCCAAGGGTCAAGAAATGGTCGATGTCATTAACGCCAAGAAAGGCCGCCAGTAA
- a CDS encoding legume-like lectin family domain-containing protein: MRFSMSLAALLGAGAAQAYFLVSELSFGYAGRISPADNPGHIANFAVSGQPGMPEILSSKVILTPVAPGNARGAIWSENPLVHSNWIIDVDFRASGPDRAGGNLNIWVARDGKNLGTRSVYNAGRFDGLVLVIDSHGGQGGMLRGFLNDGSTDFSQHHNVDSLAFGHCQFSYRNLGRPAQIKLRQRGDGFRVQIDGKTCFETSKVSLPKGNFVGITASTPDSPDSFEVFKMVVTSETSSHDINSGSNNNDNSNNNNNNNNNGNNNNGNKDTSSNSNGGTQFAYSRQQQVPTNSQDFEEVADQDADTFQSSKAQFQDLHNRLQGTNHQLASVYRSVSRHHQMDEQRHNEVQDLFAAVNSKLALLDQLATFQQRIVALENEVRNMNTELHERLSTTERSMHGALRTHHMSLTARVTENIPGHGKLIAVIIGTQVVLVGAYVVYKRRRANSPKKYL; the protein is encoded by the exons ATGCGATTCTCCATGTCGCTGGCGGCCCTCTTGGGCGCCGGTGCCGCTCAAGCTTATTTCCTCGTCAGCGAGCTCAGTTTTGGATATGCAGGGCG GATAAGCCCGGCCGACAACCCAGGCCACATCGCCAACTTCGCCGTCTCAGGCCAGCCCGGCATGCCAGAGATCCTCTCCAGCAAGGTCATCCTCACCCCCGTTGCGCCAGGCAATGCGCGCGGCGCCATCTGGAGCGAGAACCCTCTGGTCCACTCCAACTGGATCATCGACGTCGACTTTCGCGCCAGCGGTCCCGACAGGGCGGGCGGTAACCTCAACATCTGGGTGGCCCGCGATGGCAAGAACCTCGGCACCCGCAGCGTCTATAACGCTGGCCGCTTCGACGGTTTGGTGCTGGTCATTGACTCGCACGGCGGCCAGGGCGGCATGTTGCGCGGCTTCCTCAACGACGGCTCGACCGACTTCTCGCAGCACCACAATGTCGACTCGCTTGCGTTTGGCCACTGCCAGTTCAGCTACCGCAACCTGGGCCGGCCGGCGCAGATCAAGTTGCGCCAGAGGGGCGATGGCTTCCGGGTTCAGATTGACGGCAAGACGTGCTTTGAGACGAGCAAAGTGAGCTTGCCAAAGGGCAACTTTGTGGGCATCACTGCGTCCACACCAGACAGCCCCGACTCGTTTGAGGTCTTCAAGATGGTTGTGACTTCGGAAACTTCCAGCCACGACATCAACtctggcagcaacaacaacgacaacagcaataacaataacaacaataacaacaacggtaacaacaacaatggtAACAAAGATACCAGCAGCAACTCCAACGGCGGCACCCAGTTCGCCTACagccgccagcagcaagtgCCCACCAACAGCCAAGACTTCGAAGAGGTCGCCGACCAAGACGCAGACACCTTCCAGTCCTCCAAGGCGCAGTTCCAGGACCTGCACAACCGCCTCCAGGGCACCAACCACCAGCTCGCCTCCGTCTACCGCTCTGTCTCGCGCCACCACCAGATGGACGAGCAGCGCCACAACGAAGTCCAGGACCTCTTCGCCGCCGTCAACTCCAAGCTCGCCCTGCTCGACCAGCTGGCCACCTTCCAGCAGCGCATCGTCGCTCTCGAGAACGAGGTGCGCAACATGAACACGGAGCTGCACGAGAGGCTGAGCACCACCGAGAGGTCGATGCATGGCGCGCTGCGGACACACCACATGTCGCTTACGGCGAGGGTTACGGAGAATATCCCCGGACATGGCAAGTTGATTGCCGTGATTATCGGGACGCAGGTTGTTCTGGTGGGCGCATATGTGGTTTATAAGCGACGGAGGGCAAACTCACCCAAGAAGTACCTATGA